GCCACCACGGGTCAGGAACACCAACTGACAACGTTGTTGCAACCAGCCCTCGATCACTCGCTCTGGGTCCTGCTCGGGATACAACAGACTCAAATCCTCATCGCTGACCTTGATCAGGTCGGCATGCTCGACCAGCGCCGCAACCCGCGAGCGCCACAACTCGATGTTCGGCTCCGGGTTGAGCCTCACGTTCGGATCGAGGCTGATCAAGCGTTTGCCGCTTTCACGGCGCACCAACTCCAACAACGTATCGGCAATCGGTTGCACCACCAGCGAAAATGAACCGATGTGCAAGCCGCGCACTTCAGGTCCCAAGGTTGGCAAATGCTCGGGTTTCAGCTGGCGATCGGCGCAGCCTTCACCCCGAAAGCTGTAGTGCGGCGAGCCGTTGGCGCCGACCGCGACCATCGCCAGCGTGGTCGGTGCGGCGAAATCCACCAGATAGTCGGGGCGCACACCTTCGTCCTGCAGCACTTGCAACAAACGCCGGCCGAGGTAGTCGGTCGAGAGTCCGGCAAACAGCGCCGCGTCCACGCCCAAGCGGCACAATCCGACTGCGACGTTGAACGGCGAGCCACCGGCAATCGCCTTGAAATTCACTTTTGAAGCCAGGCCGCTGACGTCATTTTCACTGAAGAAGTCGAACAGCGCTTCGCCACACACCAGATACATAGTTGATCGCTCTTTAAAGGGTTGCGACATGCTGTTGATAGCGTTCGTAGGCCAACCGCGTGGCCGCCACGTTTTCTGCAATCGGCAAGGTTTCACTGGCCAGGTCGAGCTTCACGCAACGCTCGCACAAGTCCGCCAGACTGTCTTCGTTCCCGCTTGCCCAGGATTTGCACCACGCTGCCTGAATCGCTGCGCCGAGGGCAGCGGCTTCGCTTTGCTCGGGGCAGACGACTTTCATGTTCATGGTGTCGGCAACGATCTGTCGCCACACCGGGCTCTGCGAGCCACCACCGATCAGGCAAATGCTGCGGCTTTGTAAGCCATTGTGGTGCAGCAGGTCCAGTCCGAAACGCAAACCGAAGGTCGTGCCTTCCACCACGGCGCGACACAGATTGGCTTGGGTCAGGTTGCTCATGGTCAGGCCCAGCACGCTGCCGGTGGCGTGGGGCAGGGCGGGCACACGTTCCCCATTGAAGAATGGCAGGATGCTCACGCCTTCGGCGCCGATCGGGGCCTGGGCGACGAGGGCGTTGAAATGCTCGATATCCAGGTCGAACAATTCACGAATCATGCCCGTGGCGTTGGTCAGGTTCATGGTGCAAATCAACGGCAACCAGCCGCCACTGGAGGAACAGAACGTAGCGACCGCGGCGTCCGGGCTGACTTTCGGTTGCTCGGCGTAAGCGTACACCGTGCCCGACGAGCCGAGGCTCATGGTGATCGCGCCGGGTTTGATGTTGCCGGTGCCGATGGCGCCCATCATGTTGTCGCCGCCGCCGCTGGACACCAGCGCGCGGGGATTGATGCCCAGGTGTTCGGCGATGCCCGGCAGCAGCGTGCCGACGGCCTGATGAGCATCGATCAGCTCCGGCAACGCCGCTTGCAGGCGGCCGCTGGGGTCGATGTCGCGCAACAGCTGCAAATCCCATTGGCGGGTGCGCACGTTGAAATAACCCGTGCCCGAGGCATCGCCGTACTCGCTGCAACTGCGGCCGGTGAGCCAGAAGTTCAGATAGTCGTGGGGCAGCAGCATGCGTGCGATTCGGGCGAACACGTCGGGGTGCTGCTCCTGGGTCCAGAGCAATTTAGAGACCGTGTACCCGGGCGCGATGACCACGCCCAAGCGCTCCAGCGAGCCTTGTTCACCGCCCAGGTGTTTGAGCAGGCGATCGTTTTGCGCTGTGGTTTCGGTGTCGCACCAGAGCTTGGCCGGGCGCAGGACCCGGCCTTGATCGTCGAGCAGCACCAAGCCATGTTGCTGGCCGGAAACACCGATGCCGAGGATGTCCTGGCCATCGATGTTGGCTGCCAGCAACGCACGACGGGTAGCAAGAGTGAATGCGTCCAGCCACTGCGTGGTGTCTTGTTCGCGGCGACCATTGGCGCCGCTGATCAGCTTGTGCGCGGCAGAGCCCTGGCCCAGCACCTGTCCGCTGACGGCATCAAGGATGACCGCTTTGGTGCCTTGGGTGCCGCAGTCGATGCCGAGGAAGAGTTGTGGGTTTGCCATGGCAGGTCCTTGGTGTGTCAGGTTTGATCTCGGTTGGCCAATCGCGAGCAAACTTGCTCCTACAGGTTTTGTTTCGTTCATTGATCAGTGGCTCGACATTCGAACTGCTGGAGCAAGCTTACTCGCGATAACGGCAGTCAATTCACAGCAGTGTTCAGGCCAGAACCTTCTCCAGCGTCCGAGTCACCCCAACCTCTCTCAAACTGTTGCAACACCACTCAAACGCCGCGACGAATTCCGGCGAGTTAGGAATCGACGTGCCGAAAATCTCCTCGACGGCCAGCAACCGCTGCGTAATCAGCACATCGTCCAGCACCAACGCCTGACAAAACGCCGCCCTCGGGTCAGGAACGACGAAGGTATCGCCATTCTCATCAACACCCTTCAAATACAGTGACCACGCCGCCACCACCAGCGCCGCACGCTTGGTCTCCCGGCGATCGGCAATCAAACGATTGATCGTCGGCACGGTGAACTTAGGAAACTTCGACGAACCGTCCGAACACACGCGCTCCAGTTGATCGGCAATCGCCTGATTGGAAAAACGCGCCACCAGAGTGTTTTTGTACTCGGTCAGGTCGATCCCCGGTACCGGCGACAGTTGCGGCGTCACGTCCAGGTCCATGTAGGCGCGCATGTAGCGTACGAACAACAGGTCGTTCATGGTCTCGTGGACGAAGCGGTAGCCCTTGAGGAAACCCAAATACGTCAGGGCCAGGTGACTGCCGTTGAGCAACTTGATCTTCATCTCTTCGTAAGGCGTGACGTCGGCGGTGAACTGCACGCCGACCTTTTCCCAGGCCGGGCGGCCGTTGACGAATTTATCTTCCAGCACCCACTGCACAAAGGGTTCGCAGACCACCGGCCAGGCGTCGTCCACGGCGTGCTTGTCCGCCAGTTGCAGACGATGTTCGGTGCTGGTCATCGGCGTGATGCGATCGACCATGGCGTTGGGGAAGCTCACGTGGTTTTCGATCCAGTCCCGCAAATCGGCATCACGCAGGCCGGCGAAGGCCAACAGCGCCTTGCGGGTGACCGCGCCGTTGTGCGGCAGGTTATCGCAAGACATCAAAGTGAACGCCGGCGTGCCGGCTGCGCGGCGTTTGGCCAGGGCGGCGCAGAGGAAACCGAACACGGTTTTCGGCGCATCCGGGTTCGCCAGGTCGTGTTGGATCTGCGGCAGGTGGGCCATGAACTCGCCGTTGCTGTCGTCGATGCAGTAGCCGCCTTCGGTGATGGTCAGCGAAACGATGCGGATCTCGGGGCTGGCGAGTTTGTCGATCAGCGCCTGGGCATCATCTTCGGCCAACAGCATGTCGCGGATGGCACCGATGACCCGGACTTCGGTGTCGTCGCTATCGCCGAGTTCGAACAGGGTAAACAGGTAATCCTGTTTTTTCAGGTCATCCCGGGCGCGACGATCTTCGGCGCGCAGGCCGACGCCGCAGATGGCCCAGTCCAGGCCTTCGCCGGTGTTCATCAGCGCGTCGGTGTAATACGCCTGATGGGCGCGGTGGAAACCGCCTACGCCGATGTGCGCAATGCCTTGGCGGGTGTCGCTCAGGGCGTAGCCGGGCAGGACCACCTCGGGTGCGAGGCGGTGCAGATTCTGTTTGTTGAGTTTCATCGCAGGCTCTCTGAATCAGGCAGCGACGCGCAACGGGCGGGTCAGCGCCACGCCGTCAGCATCGAATAAATGGCAGTGATTGGCGTCCAGGTGCAGGCTTAGCGTTTCGCCGTAGCGGCTGGCCAGATCGCCACGAACGCGCAGGGTCAAGGCTTCGCCGGAAGCGGTCAGCACATGGCAGAAAGTGTCGCTGCCCAGGCGTTCGCTGACATCGGCCGTGACTTGCAAGGTGCAGTCGCCCGGTTTCGCCAGCTCGAGGTGTTCCGGGCGAATACCCAAAGTGACCGCGCCGCCAACGCTGAGGTTGGCGCCGCTCAGCGGCAGGCTGATGCGGGTGCCGGCGTCCAGTTGCACCTCGCAGCCTTGCCCGTCGACCCGGCTGACTTTGCCCTTGAGGAAGCCCATTTTCGGCGTGCCGAGAAAACCGGCGACAAACAGGTTGGCGGGCTGGTGGTACAGATCCAGCGGCGAGCCGACTTGCTCGATTTTGCCGCCATTGAGCACCACGACTTTATCGGCCATGGTCATGGCTTCGACCTGGTCGTGGGTCACGTAGATCATCGTGGCTTGCAACTCTTTGTGCAGGCGCAACAGCTCAAGTCGCATCTGCACCCGCAGGGCGGCGTCGAGGTTGGACAGTGGTTCGTCGAACAGGAAGATTTTCGGGTTGCGCACGATTGCCCGGCCAATAGCAACGCGCTGACGCTGCCCGCCGGACAGTTGCTTCGGCTTGCGTTCGAGCATCGGTCCAAGCTCTAGAATACGCGCCGCTTCGCCGACTTTTTTCTCGACTTCAGCTTTCGGTACACCGGCCAGGTCGAGGGCAAACGACATGTTTTTGCGCACGCTCATGTGCGGGTACAAGGCGTAAGTCTGGAACACCATCGCCAGGTCGCGCTTGGCCGGGCTGACTTCGGTGATGTCACGGCCATCGAGTTCGATGCTGCCGCCGCTGACTTCTTCCAGCCCGGCAATCAAGCGCAACAGCGTGGATTTGCCGCAACCCGACGGACCGACGAAGACCACGAATTCCTTGTCGTTCACTTCCAGGTCGATGCCCTTGATGATGGAAAAACCTTCGAAGCCTTTTTGCAGATTCTTGATTTTCAGGTTGGCCATGGTGATGGGCCTCCGTATGTTGTTATTCGATTGAGCCGGTCGGGCTGTTGTAGGAGCCGGCTTGCTGGCGATGAAAGCCTCAAGTGCGATGTCAGTCTCAAAGGCCCCATCGCCGGCAAGCCGGCTCCTACAGGAGGTCGTCTATTTCACGGCGCCAAACGACAGGCCGCGGACCAGTTGTTTCTGGCTGAACCAGCCGAAGATCAGGATCGGCGCGCACGCCAGGGTCGATACGGCCGACAACTTGGCCCAGAACAACCCTTCGGGGCTTGAGTAGGAGGCGATCAACGCGGTCAGCGGCGCGGCTTTGGACGAGGTCAGGTTCAGCGACCAGAACGCTTCGTTCCAGCACAGGATCAGCGACAGCAGCACCGTGGACGCCAGGCCGCCCTTGGCGATCGGCAGCAGTACCCAGACCATTTCCTGCCACAGGGTGGCGCCGTCCAGCCGTGCGGCTTCGAGGATGTCCTTGGGGATGTCCTTGAAGTAGGTGTAAATCATCCAGACCACGATCGGCAGGTTGATCAGCGTGTAGATCACGATCAGCGAGATACGCGTGTCGAGCAGACCGAAACTCTTGGCCAGCAAGTAGATCGGCATCAGTACGCCCACTGGCGGCAGCATCTTGGTGGAGAGCATCCACAGCAATGTGCCCTTGGTGCGCTGGGTTTCGTAAAACGCCATCGAGTAGGCCGCTGGCACCGCGATCAGCAGGCACAGGGCCGTGGCGCTGAAGGAAATCACCACCGAGTTCCAGGCGAAACTGAAGTAATCGCTGCGCTCGTTGATGTGCAGGTAATTCTCCAGGGTCGGAGTAAAAATGAACTGCGGCGGTGTGGCGAAGGCGTCGATTTCGGTCTTGAAACTGGTCAGCACCATCCAGAAGATCGGGAAGAAAATCACGATCGCGACGGCCCAGGCCAGGGTGCCCAGCAGCAGGCTTTGCAGACGACGGGATTGTTGAAGGGTCATGGCGCGGGCCTCAGGCTTTGTCTGTCAGGTTTTTGCCGATCATCCGCACCAGCACGATGGCCGCGATGTTGGCAATTACCACCGCAATCAGCCCGCCCGCGGACGCCATGCCGACGTCGAACTGCACCAGTGCCTGGTTGTAGATCAGGTAGGCGAGGTTGGTCGAGGCGTAGCCGGGACCGCCATTGGTGGTGGTGAAGATTTCGGCGAATACCGAGAGCAGGAAGATGGTTTCGATCATCACCACCACCGCAATCGGCCGCGCCAGGTGCGGCAGGGTCAGGTGCCAGAAGATTGCGACGGGGCCAGCGCCGTCGAGGCGTGCGGCTTCTTTTTGTTCCTGGTCGAGGGACTGCATGGCCGTCATCAGGATCAGGATCGCGAAAGGCAGCCATTGCCACGAGACAATGATGATGATCGACAGCAACGGGTAGTGCGCCAGCCAGTCCACCGGTTGCGCGCCGAACAGTTTCCAGACGTAGGCGAGAATCCCCGACACCGGATGGAAAATCAGGTTCTTCCAGATCAGCGCACCGACGGTAGGCATGATGAAAAACGGCGAGATCAGCATTACCCGCACGATGCCCCGCCCGAGAAAATCGCTGGCTTCGAGCAAGGCGCTGATCAACACCCCGAACACCACGCTGATCAGCAGCACGCTACCGACCAGCAACAAGGTGTTCGTGGCGCCGGGCATGAACCCGGAGTCCGTCAGGAAGTAGGTGAAGTTCTCCAAACCGACGAACTCGTTTTCGCCGGGATTGAGCAGGTTGTAGCGAATCGTCGAGAAGTAAACGGTCATGCCCAGCGGCACGATCATCCACAGCAGCAACAATGCCACCGAAGGGCTGACCAGAAACCAGCCGGGATTGCTCAACCGGCTCTTGCGCAGCGGTTGAGGGATTTCCATGTGAGCTTTGGCAGTTGAAGTACTCATGGTGATCAGAACCCAATAGAAGCAAGCGCCGGCTTGGCGCAAGACCTGTAGGAGCTGGCTTGCCAGCGATGGAGACGACACAAATCCACAGACGCACCGCGTCATCGTTCATCGCCGGCAAGTCGGCTCCTACAGAGATTTGAGGTTACTTTGGATAACCGGCGCGCTTCATTTCTCGTTCAGTGGTTTGCTGGGCGGCTGCCAGGGCCTGGTCAACCGTGGTCTGACCGATCAGCGCCGCCGAGAACGATTTGCCAACCTGGGTGCCGATGCCCTGGAATTCTGGAATGGTCACCAACTGAATGCCGATGTAAGGCACGGGTTTCAGTGTCGGCTGGCTCGGGTCCGCCGTCTTGAGCGATTCGAGCGTGACCTTGGCAAAGGGCGCGGCGCTCAAGTAGGCGTCGCTGTAAGTGGAGGCCCGGGTACCTGGCGGCACGTTGGCGATGCCGTCTTTTTCTGCAACCAGCGCCCCGTATTCCCGGGAAGTCGCCCAGGCGCTGAAGGTTTTTGCCGCGTCCTTGGCCTTGGAACTCGTTGGAATCGCCAGTGCCCAGGAATACAGCCAGGCCGAACCTTTGTCGGTGACCTCGTGGGGTGCATAGGTAAAGCCGACGTTGTCGCTGACCTTGCTCTGGGTCTTGTCGGTGACGAACGAGCCGGCGACGCTGGCATCGACCCAGATCGCGCATTTGCCGCTGTTGAACAGCGCCAGGTTTTCGTTGAAACCGTTGCTCGACGCACCCGGAGGACCGGATTTTTTCATGGTGTCGACGTAGAAATTCAGCGCGTTTTTCCACTCGGCCCCGTTGAATTCAGGCTGCCACTTCTCGTCGAACCACCGTGCACCAAAGGCGTTGGCGACGGTGGTGATCAGCGCCATGTTTTCGCCCCAGCCGGCCTTGCCGCGCAGGCAGATACCGTACTGTTCTTTGTCCTTGTTGGTGAGTTTGCCGGCGAAATCGGCGATCTGCGTCCAGGTCGGGCGCTCTGGCATGGTCAGGCCGGCGTCCTTGAACAGGTCGGTGCGGTAATAAGTGATCGAGCTTTCCGCGTAGAACGGCAGGGCGTACAGCGAACCTTTCACCGACAAGCCTTCGCGCACCGACGGGAACACGTCGTCGAGGGCGTAACTGGCCGTCAGGTCCTTCATCGGCTCCAGCCAACCTTTCGCGCCCCACAGTGCCGCTTCGTACATGCCGATGGTCAACACGTCGAACTGCCCGCCCTGAGTGGCGATGTCGGTGGTCAGGCGCTGACGCAGGACGTTTTCTTCGAGTACCACCCAGTTGAGCTTGATGTCCGGATGCTCGGCCTCGAAGGTTTTCGAGAGCTTTTGCATGCGAATCATGTCGCTGTTGTTGACGGTGGCGATGGTCAGGGTCTGGGCGCCAAGGCTGACGCTGCTGAGGGTCATGCAGGTGAGGGCAAGCAGAGCTTTTACAGTCGGTTGCATCGTGCACTCCTTTTCTGCACCCGGAGGGTTACAGAAGGACAGTTATTGTTTTTGTGTCTTCCGAAGGCAGGAAGAATGTGCACTGATTACAGCCTTCAATCGGGGGCGAGACAAATCATCCCTCGCACTTGAATTGATACTTTTTTGCACTGCTGTTTTGAGTGCTGGGCGCAGGGAAGGGCCTTTCAGCTCAAGCTCTGTATCGAAACCGTACAGGTTTTAGGCGGGCAGGGTTCCGTGCAAGAACCTCCCTCAGTAGGTCCAGTACTACGGCAAATGACTGTTTTTGCCACCTTTTGTCGAACCTGCTGAGCAACACCGGCAAACGTGATTTAATAGCCGCCTCTCACGTTTCCGGGACCGGAAAACGGCGCAATCGGCGCCTGCTCTCCACTCCCTTACCCTTGTAAGAGCAAGCGTGCTCGCGATAGCGTTGGCCCATTCAACTTAATGTTGAATTGCAGATTGAAATCGCGAGCAATCTCGCTCTCACAGATTGGCACATAAGGCTGTCATGGACACGGGCTCACGACTCAAACTAGTACGCGAAAGCTACAAACTCTCCCAGCGCGAGCTGGCCCGGCGTAGCGGCGTCACCAATGCCACCATCTCCCTGATTGAACAGAATCGCGTCAGTCCTTCAGTCAGTTCACTGAAAAAGCTGCTCGAGGGCATTCCCATGTCCCTCGCGGACTTCTTCACCTTCGACCAACCGCCGCGCGAGCACCAATACGTCTTTCGCGCCAACGAACAGCCCGATCTCGGCCGTCACGGCCTGCGCCTGCTGCTGATCGGGGCGTCCGTACCGAGTCGACAAATGCGTTTGCTACGTGAGCAGTACGCACCCGGCGCGAGTTCCGGGGAAGAGCCGATTGTGCACTCAGAAGGTGAAGAATGCGGGTTGGTGACGCGGGGCACGGTTGAGTTGACCGTAGATGGGCAGATCAGTGTGTTGAGCGCCGGGGATGGTTACTACTTTCCGACGACGTTGCCGCACCGTTTTCGCAACATTGGCCAGGACGAGGCGGAAATCATCAGCGCCAATACGCCCGCGAACTTCTGACAGCCGCGGGATGTTTTGGCCACGTATTCGCCTGTAGGAGCCGGCTCGCTGGAGATGGCGCCTCATGGCTGGCACGATCTCCTGGTGGTTATTTTGCCTTCCAGTGTCCGCCACCCGACTCGCAATCAATTCTCGCCTGTTCAATATGCTCCGCACCGTAGTAATACGTGGTGACCTGAGCATTGTCGGGAATGTTCGGCGACTGGCTGTTCTTGTCCTTGCTGGTGGAATGAGGGTTGGCCAGGGATTCTTGGGTCAGCGTGGCGATGCAGGTCGCTTGATAATGATCGGCGCACTGTTCGACTTTCTTCTTGGTGCTGGTCAGCATGTCTTTGCTTTCGTTGCTGCATGACCAGTCAATGGAATTGACCGGCATGCCTTCGTATTCATAGCAGCTGTGGGATTCGACAACAGGGATGGAAGGGCTTTGGGATCGGGTCAGGACGTCGCAGCCTTCGGCGAAGGCCAGGGTAGGGCAGAGGCAGGCGATCAAAAGCAGCAGTCGACTGTTCATCGGGGGTTTCCTCTCCAAAGGCGCCTAGACTCGGCGCTGATAGAGTTTCGAGGGCCCAATGAAGCACGCGGTTCCATCCACTTAAGATCTGTGGCGAGGGAGCAAGCTCCCTCGCCACAGTTTTTAAGTGGACACTGGCCTTATTGTCGGGCCTGTGCTGGATCCGGGTTGTGCGTAATGTGCTTCGGACCTGTCAGGGCCCACAGAATCAGGCCAATCAGCGGTACAAACACGATCACCACCATCCACACCCCTTTGGTGCTCGCTTTCCCTTCGCTTTTGCGCAACCGGTTAATGGCCCACAATTCGATAAGCAGAAGAACGGCTGCCAGTACGACCCACGTTGTCTCGATCTGCATGTAGTCACCTCCTGATAGTCTTTCCGTTAGGTGGACTGTCATGCGCAGGGTTCATTTAATTTGCGGCGAAGCGTCGTTCTTACCGACAACGCCCACATGAATAGTGGCGCCCAGTGGCGAGGGAGAATCCTGACAATTTGCGGACCTGGACGCCCATAGCCAAATATCGGTTTGGTCGATAACCATCATTAAAGAATGCAAGTTCTGTTTTTCTGTCATAGGAGGAGGATAGGGTCATTACAATCTCGCCATTGAAGGAACCTGCGCGATGAAACTTTCAGCCCTGTTGGCGTTTGTCGCCGTATTCACCGGTAGCGTTGCCGCTACCGCACCGGCCTTTGCAGCCGATCTGTCCTGCCATTTCCCACCCATCACCGACAGCGCCGCCATTCTGCAGCAGGCGAAATCGGTGGGCGTGCTCTACAGCGAAAACACCGTTAATACTCAGGAATACCTTGAGAACTACCACGCCGTTGCGGTGAACGGAGCGAAAAACCCTGAGATGAATTCGCAAATCAGCCAGGCGTTCGTCGACAGCTCTGATCCACAGCGCGCAATCAATTGGTTGATGGGGTCGTTGCAGAAGCAATTCACCTCGGTCACCGTCTATGACAACCTCGACGCCGCAGTGCAGGCGCACCCGGATGTGGTGGTGATGCTCGACACCTACAGCCGCCTGGTGTCTAAACGCAACAACCAGGTTGAGGCACGGTTTGTCGCCAGGTTCTACGATTCGAACCTGCAATACATCGGCCAGGCAGAAGGTTCACGTGCTGAGCAGATGCCTTCGGTGTGGGTGCATGGCAAGTCCGCGCCGCAGATTGCTGCGCAGATCAACCAGCAAACCGAGTTGCAAGTGAACGCGTTGAAACAGTTTGATGCGTCGTTGAAAACACTGGTGACCGCGGGCAAAGAGGATCACGTCGCGTCGAATTGATGGTGTCACCCGTCCACGTATTCGTATAAAAAGCGCACCGCTTGAGCTTCTACAGCGCCTTCATCGTTACCCTCGCAGAACACGGCGCAAGTCTTGGCGTCGTTTCCATGATCAGCGTGATAAACCGCCACGACACTGCCCGGCCCGGCGCCGGTGTGGCCGCTCAAGATCCGTTGATTTTCCACACCACCGCACATAAGGCCGAGGCCATAACCTGGAGACGTCCACGGCCGGCCGGATATTGGCCCACCGAGTTTCCGGATCGTTTGCATGTCCTGCAGCAGGGTTTGTGGCAGCAAGTCGCCGCCCAATAGGCGGTTCAGGCAAAGGGCTGCCTCGGCGAGAGGGCCGACCAACAAACCGTGATAGACCCAGGCCGGATCGTAGGCGGATGCGCAGCCCATGTTCACGCGTGCCAGATCGGCGCGCGTTTTTGCCAGGCGAACACGGGACACTCCGAGGGGAGCAAACACCTGTTGTTTCAATGCGTCTTCCAGTGGAAGGCCCGTAATGCGTTCGATCAGCCTTGCAACAAACAGGTATCCAACGTTGGAATATCGCCAACCTTCGCCCGGCGTGTAGCGCAATCGGGAAGCATCGAGTCGTTGCAGCATTTCATCCGCCGGCCACGGCGCTTCATTGCAGGCAACAGCAGCGTGGTATTCAGCAAGTTCGGAATAGTCCGCCAGCCCGGCTTCGTGCCGTAGCAATTGACGCAGGGTGAACGGGCCTTCAGGCACCGTATCGTCCAGATTGATCAACCGGTCCCGCACCAGTGACAAGGCTGCCGCTGCGAGCACGGTTTTGGTGAAGCTCCACCAGGGCACCGTTGTATCCGGCTGTTCAGGCGTGAGAAGGGTGCCTTTCGATACAAGGGCAAAAAGCATGGGTCGACTCTGGATGGAAAGGAAGTGCGTTGTTGCGAATCAGGTGTGCACCAACGCGATGGTGAATGAAACCACGATCATGCAGACAAAGGCGAAATTTAGATTCATGACGTTTCCTTCCGATACAGGGGTGATGGCGCTCATCTTGAACAGGTCAGTCGCAAATAAAAAATTCGGCT
The Pseudomonas sp. MYb327 DNA segment above includes these coding regions:
- a CDS encoding serine hydrolase domain-containing protein, translated to MLFALVSKGTLLTPEQPDTTVPWWSFTKTVLAAAALSLVRDRLINLDDTVPEGPFTLRQLLRHEAGLADYSELAEYHAAVACNEAPWPADEMLQRLDASRLRYTPGEGWRYSNVGYLFVARLIERITGLPLEDALKQQVFAPLGVSRVRLAKTRADLARVNMGCASAYDPAWVYHGLLVGPLAEAALCLNRLLGGDLLPQTLLQDMQTIRKLGGPISGRPWTSPGYGLGLMCGGVENQRILSGHTGAGPGSVVAVYHADHGNDAKTCAVFCEGNDEGAVEAQAVRFLYEYVDG